From Apium graveolens cultivar Ventura chromosome 9, ASM990537v1, whole genome shotgun sequence, the proteins below share one genomic window:
- the LOC141687100 gene encoding protein DETOXIFICATION 56-like, which yields MSVTTTTTIQDKPEEKIPDLAPGKPQKWPRYFMQIAFLEIKEQRGLAIPLVAMNLVWFMKLAITTAFLGRLGELQLAGGALGFTFANVTGFSVLSGLSNAMEPICGQAYGAKNFKLLHKSLVMTTFLLLLTTLPVSVLWINVDKILTFFGQEKDIALTARKYLVYLLPDLVITSFLCPLKAYLSSQSLTIPVMLSSTVAVVLHVPINMLLMKVKGLQGVSMAVWISDLIVVVLLTVYILRLEIKKSGKWEGGGWFEQGTKDWISLLKLCGPCCLTTCLEWWCYEILVLLAGWLPNARQAVGVLAIVLNFDYLVYSVMLSLATSASIRVSNELGANQPGLAYQSACVSLAVSFITGCIGGAVMVASRGIWGPLFSNNKGIISSVKKMVLLMALIEVVNFPLAVSGGIARGTARPWLGMYANLGGFYLLALPLCWTLAFKVHLGLGGLLAGFFVGMVGCLILLLVFVARINWVEEAGKAQLRTSHLEEDQEAVSKDRKHNLQTPIDAVN from the coding sequence ATGTCggtaacaacaacaacaacaattcaaGACAAACCAGAAGAGAAAATCCCAGATTTAGCACCAGGTAAGCCTCAAAAATGGCCCAGATATTTCATGCAAATCGCGTTTTTAGAAATAAAAGAACAGAGAGGTCTAGCAATTCCATTGGTGGCTATGAATTTAGTATGGTTCATGAAGTTGGCCATCACTACTGCATTTCTAGGCCGCCTTGGAGAACTGCAATTGGCTGGCGGGGCGCTTGGCTTCACCTTTGCGAACGTTACTGGATTTTCAGTATTGAGTGGACTTTCGAATGCTATGGAACCTATATGTGGCCAAGCATATGGTGCTAAGAACTTTAAACTCCTTCACAAGTCACTTGTCATGACAACTTTTTTACTACTACTAACCACTCTGCCCGTGTCTGTTTTGTGGATTAATGTTGATAAAATCTTAACTTTTTTCGGACAAGAAAAAGACATCGCCCTGACCGCGAGGAAATATCTCGTCTATCTACTGCCTGATTTGGTAATCACTTCTTTCTTGTGCCCTCTGAAAGCTTATTTGAGCTCACAAAGCCTGACTATTCCAGTTATGTTGAGCTCCACAGTAGCTGTTGTGCTTCATGTTCCTATTAACATGTTACTTATGAAAGTGAAAGGATTACAGGGAGTCTCCATGGCTGTTTGGATTTCTGATCTTATAGTTGTGGTTTTGCTCACAGTTTATATATTGAGGCTGGAGATTAAAAAATCAGGAAAGTGGGAGGGAGGAGGATGGTTTGAGCAAGGAACTAAGGACTGGATTAGTTTGCTCAAGCTTTGCGGACCATGTTGTTTAACCACTTGTCTTGAATGGTGGTGCTACGAAATCTTAGTCTTGTTGGCTGGTTGGCTTCCAAATGCAAGGCAAGCAGTCGGGGTGCTGGCCATTGTCCTGAATTTCGACTACTTGGTCTACTCTGTTATGCTCTCCCTGGCCACTTCTGCATCTATTCGTGTGTCGAATGAGCTCGGTGCTAATCAACCTGGCCTAGCATATCAGTCAGCATGTGTGTCATTAGCTGTGAGCTTCATCACGGGCTGCATTGGTGGTGCAGTAATGGTAGCATCTAGAGGCATATGGGGACCTTTGTTTAGTAATAACAAGGGAATTATAAGTAGTGTAAAGAAGATGGTCCTGCTGATGGCATTAATAGAAGTGGTGAATTTCCCATTAGCAGTTTCTGGAGGAATAGCGCGAGGAACAGCTAGACCATGGTTGGGTATGTATGCAAACCTTGGCGGCTTTTACTTGCTGGCTTTGCCTTTGTGTTGGACTTTAGCTTTCAAGGTTCATCTAGGACTTGGTGGATTGCTGGCAGGATTCTTTGTTGGGATGGTTGGTTGCTTGATCTTATTGCTGGTGTTTGTCGCAAGGATTAATTGGGTCGAAGAAGCTGGGAAAGCACAGCTACGGACCTCACACCTGGAAGAGGACCAAGAAGCTGTTAGCAAGGACCGAAAGCACAATCTTCAGACACCAATTGATGCTGTAAATTGA